One Thermococcus kodakarensis KOD1 genomic window carries:
- the glmS gene encoding glutamine--fructose-6-phosphate transaminase (isomerizing): MCGIIGYIGDRKACEVIVKGLKRLEYRGYDSAGVVTGNGETLDVRKGAGRIDKLTEKLGFLEMEGNRGIGHTRWATHGVPNDINAHPQKDCTGKIVLVHNGIIENFAELKEELLKKGHVFRSDTDTEVIAHLIEEELKGSENFEEALRKALNKLRGSFALAIVYADEPDKLYVVRNESPLVLGIGEGEMFAASDVPAFLEYTNKVIFLDDGEYAILTKDSYVVKRIDTGEVVEKPVHEISWTLEMAEKAGYPHFMLKEIYEQPRAIKDAIHGNREIIRSVAEEIANYDKIIFVAMGTSYHAALVGKSLFQRLAKKVPIVEEASEFRYEFEDLIDDKTLVIAITQSGETADTLAAMKLAKKNGAKVLAVVNVVGSMATRIADLTLYTHAGPEIGVAATKTYTTQLTVLTMLAIELAKVLGTASEDYLEKLEDELMKVPELVELALKHDEALRELAETLKDKRDFFYIGRGISVPTALEGALKLKEISYIHAEGLSAGELKHGPLALLEDGVPVVAINPSGKVFDKMVSNIEEAKARGAMIISLSDREELSRVSDVLVKMPEVDELLSPIVYVVPLQLLAYHLAVLRGNDPDKPRNLAKSVTVE; this comes from the coding sequence ATGTGCGGCATCATTGGTTACATAGGCGACAGAAAGGCCTGCGAAGTCATTGTGAAGGGCCTCAAACGGCTCGAGTACCGGGGTTATGATTCTGCAGGGGTCGTGACAGGAAACGGCGAAACCCTCGACGTTAGGAAGGGGGCTGGGAGGATAGACAAACTCACGGAGAAGCTCGGCTTCCTTGAGATGGAGGGCAACAGGGGCATCGGTCACACCCGCTGGGCCACCCACGGTGTCCCGAACGACATCAACGCCCACCCCCAGAAGGACTGTACTGGAAAAATCGTTCTCGTTCACAACGGTATAATTGAGAATTTTGCTGAACTGAAGGAGGAGCTCCTCAAGAAGGGACACGTGTTCAGGAGCGATACAGATACCGAAGTTATCGCCCATCTTATTGAAGAGGAGCTGAAAGGCTCTGAAAACTTTGAGGAGGCCCTTAGAAAGGCACTAAATAAGCTTAGAGGTTCTTTTGCACTTGCCATAGTTTATGCGGATGAGCCCGATAAGCTTTATGTCGTCAGGAATGAGAGCCCGCTCGTTCTAGGTATCGGGGAGGGTGAGATGTTCGCGGCGAGCGATGTGCCCGCTTTCCTTGAATACACAAATAAGGTCATCTTTCTGGATGACGGGGAGTACGCAATCCTGACAAAGGACTCCTACGTCGTCAAGAGAATCGACACAGGGGAAGTCGTCGAAAAACCCGTCCACGAGATAAGCTGGACGCTGGAGATGGCCGAGAAAGCTGGCTATCCCCACTTCATGCTGAAGGAGATATACGAGCAGCCGAGGGCCATCAAAGACGCCATTCACGGCAACAGGGAGATCATCAGGAGCGTCGCCGAGGAGATAGCGAACTACGATAAAATAATCTTCGTGGCCATGGGCACTTCCTATCACGCCGCCCTCGTTGGGAAGTCTCTCTTCCAGAGGCTCGCCAAGAAAGTTCCGATCGTCGAAGAGGCGAGCGAGTTCAGGTATGAATTCGAGGATCTGATAGACGATAAGACCCTCGTCATAGCGATAACCCAGAGCGGTGAGACGGCAGACACCCTAGCGGCAATGAAGCTTGCGAAGAAGAATGGCGCAAAGGTTCTCGCAGTGGTCAACGTTGTGGGCAGTATGGCAACGAGGATAGCCGATTTAACTCTCTACACGCACGCCGGGCCGGAAATCGGGGTCGCGGCCACAAAGACCTACACGACCCAGCTCACGGTCCTCACAATGCTCGCAATAGAGCTCGCGAAGGTTCTCGGCACTGCGAGCGAAGACTACCTTGAGAAGCTTGAGGATGAGCTTATGAAAGTTCCGGAACTCGTTGAACTCGCCCTAAAACACGACGAGGCTCTTAGGGAGCTCGCCGAAACGCTCAAGGACAAGAGGGACTTCTTCTACATCGGCAGGGGGATAAGCGTCCCAACGGCCCTCGAAGGAGCACTCAAGCTCAAGGAGATAAGCTACATCCACGCCGAGGGGCTGAGCGCGGGCGAGCTGAAGCACGGGCCGCTCGCACTGCTTGAAGACGGTGTCCCTGTGGTTGCAATAAACCCGAGCGGAAAGGTCTTCGACAAAATGGTGAGCAACATTGAGGAGGCAAAGGCCAGGGGGGCTATGATAATCTCCCTCTCCGATAGGGAAGAGCTAAGCAGGGTCTCGGACGTTCTGGTGAAGATGCCTGAAGTTGATGAGCTGTTGAGTCCGATCGTCTACGTTGTTCCGCTCCAGCTCCTTGCCTATCACCTGGCCGTTTTGAGGGGCAACGACCCCGACAAGCCGAGAAACCTTGCAAAATCAGTTACTGTGGAGTGA